Part of the Arcobacter sp. F155 genome is shown below.
GAGTAGGTTGACGCGGCGTCGAAGCGCAATTGCGGGCCGATGCGCCAGCCGAGGTAGCTACCGATGGTCCATCCGTCGCCCTTCATGCGGCCGCTTAGAGCCTCGGACGTGTAGTTGAAGGTTTCCCAGCCGCCGACGGCGCCGACCAGCAGATCGGGCGGGATCCTATAGGTCAGCCCGAC
Proteins encoded:
- a CDS encoding autotransporter outer membrane beta-barrel domain-containing protein, with protein sequence MSDWLLWADVKTSGLRRPDSVVGTWSMRHGNQVNALVGLTYRIPPDLLVGAVGGWETFNYTSEALSGRMKGDGWTIGSYLGWRIGPQLRFDAASTYS